A portion of the Paenibacillus sp. PvR098 genome contains these proteins:
- a CDS encoding MFS transporter — protein sequence MSLQWNRMAVMTSIVLAVLISSMDTTIMNTTMPLIAEELGNVKLYAWSFASYMIMCTIVTPLSGRISDIFGRKRVLAVGIIVFLLGSILCGMASTMLELVLYRGIQGLGAGAMIAFPAIIAGDLFSVEARGKIQAFFTGMWGLSAVLAPLLGSLFIEHLTWRWIFYINIPICLASLLLLIPYREVYQARKSTINYAGSLLFGLGIGLLLLNTVVEKGYLLYTALGLMFMVLFIWNERKHPSPIVPMELMRNGTVAWMILNAFLTCAALFGISSYIPYYLQQQGYSVFMSGVALIGMSIGWSLMGIPAGKWILKYGYRPLLVIGNALLVLSGSLLLFLPDQGGFWFVNIVMVVQGMAFGLLVTVSVIGSQQLVDSHQKGISTSLQVFARNIGTAAGVTIMGALLTSAPEFMTGMHRVFMYGFIVALAALSSTLVLFLGQEKARVPAKKLREL from the coding sequence ATGAGCCTCCAATGGAACCGCATGGCTGTGATGACCAGCATTGTGCTCGCAGTGCTGATTTCATCGATGGATACGACCATCATGAATACGACGATGCCGTTAATCGCCGAAGAGCTGGGGAATGTGAAGCTGTATGCTTGGAGCTTCGCTTCCTATATGATTATGTGTACAATTGTGACACCGCTCAGCGGAAGGATATCGGATATATTCGGACGGAAAAGGGTTCTTGCCGTAGGGATCATCGTCTTTCTGCTGGGCTCCATTCTATGCGGAATGGCATCGACTATGCTGGAATTGGTCCTGTACCGCGGTATACAAGGGTTGGGAGCTGGAGCAATGATAGCGTTTCCCGCCATTATTGCCGGGGATTTGTTCTCCGTAGAAGCCCGGGGCAAAATCCAGGCGTTCTTTACCGGCATGTGGGGATTATCGGCTGTGCTTGCGCCCCTCTTGGGCAGTTTATTTATCGAGCATTTGACATGGAGATGGATTTTCTATATTAATATCCCGATATGTCTTGCCTCCTTATTACTGCTGATTCCGTATCGGGAAGTGTATCAGGCCCGCAAAAGTACGATCAATTATGCGGGATCGCTTCTTTTCGGTTTGGGCATCGGACTGCTCCTTCTCAACACGGTAGTCGAGAAAGGATATCTGCTTTATACCGCTTTAGGGCTGATGTTCATGGTGCTGTTCATATGGAATGAACGAAAGCATCCGTCACCCATCGTACCGATGGAGCTGATGCGGAACGGCACGGTCGCATGGATGATCTTAAATGCCTTTTTGACCTGTGCGGCTTTATTCGGGATCTCGAGCTATATTCCTTACTATCTGCAGCAGCAGGGATATTCGGTCTTCATGAGCGGAGTGGCACTGATCGGGATGTCCATCGGCTGGAGCTTGATGGGGATACCTGCGGGCAAATGGATTCTTAAATACGGATACCGCCCTCTGCTCGTAATCGGGAACGCTCTTCTGGTTTTGTCGGGTTCGCTTCTGTTATTTTTACCGGATCAGGGAGGCTTCTGGTTTGTCAATATCGTGATGGTAGTGCAGGGAATGGCGTTCGGCTTGCTTGTTACCGTTTCCGTCATAGGGTCTCAGCAGCTTGTTGATTCCCACCAGAAGGGAATTTCCACTTCGCTGCAGGTGTTTGCCCGCAATATCGGGACGGCGGCGGGGGTAACGATCATGGGGGCGCTGCTGACGAGCGCACCGGAATTTATGACCGGAATGCACCGGGTGTTCATGTATGGCTTTATCGTTGCGCTGGCCGCTCTTTCCTCCACTCTCGTTCTGTTCCTCGGGCAAGAGAAAGCAAGGGTTCCGGCCAAAAAGCTCAGAGAGCTGTGA
- a CDS encoding PBP1A family penicillin-binding protein, whose product MKRSPIFGWLRRTPKDSKPASSPKEQPGEKVSQPGSPSRKHEQALQAARAAWGKTAGGAQSPNGNLGPAVTPEQKHIKTEAAKPEVPLPSKAAVSRDWNAIRRPLLWSGLLLVLVTTASLGFFASWVRGLDISKLEHPLPEPSFVMDAGGQPVSQLSSSRIIPVPLTDIPADLKNAVIAVEDRRFYEHAGFDLWSIGRALVRDLQSGSLKEGGSTITQQLAKNLFLDSDKTLSRKVKELGYAIRINFAYSKDEILELYLNSIYYGEGRWGVEGAAQQYFGKPVKELTLAESAVLAGLPKAPTLYSPVKNPDKALERRNLVLSLMKEQGFITESTYAKTVEQRITLKPNNGESLKGQYPSFVDYVMDEAERLYGFTEQQVLTLGLRIHTTMDVKVQQAAEEVYRTDALFPAGPGDRPVQSGVVVLDHRTGSIRAIVGARGDQVYRGFNRATKLKRQPGSSFKPLAVFGPALERGYNSDSWLYDGELDIGGYRPKNWDGQTRGQVSLREAVLRSWNIPPVWLLNEIGVDAGMEYVRRAGITLPAADRNLALALGGLSEGVSPLQMAQAYGGIANQGVMQRAHAITRITTKDGQPLIEASQQPTTLTAPVHAYTLTQLLQEAVAFGTGKAAALDGRPTAGKTGTTQLPATPEFASIAGNGAKDAWFVGYTPELTAAIWLGYDKTDRNHYLTTSGGAVPSQLFREIMTRALAGVPVTPFPVPEEVLLAAQQAHQARQAARHNAGRDDGKDDKPQREEKKDREEKKDKKKDKKEDDDD is encoded by the coding sequence ATGAAACGTTCTCCGATATTTGGCTGGCTGCGGCGAACTCCTAAAGATTCCAAGCCGGCATCGTCCCCTAAGGAGCAGCCTGGGGAGAAGGTCAGCCAGCCCGGTTCGCCTAGTCGGAAACACGAACAAGCGCTGCAGGCCGCCCGAGCCGCTTGGGGCAAGACCGCCGGTGGTGCACAGAGCCCAAACGGCAATCTAGGACCGGCAGTAACGCCGGAACAGAAGCATATTAAGACAGAGGCCGCGAAACCGGAGGTGCCGCTTCCGTCTAAGGCCGCAGTATCCAGGGACTGGAACGCCATTCGTCGACCACTGCTGTGGTCGGGGTTGCTGCTGGTTCTGGTCACTACAGCCTCCCTCGGCTTTTTCGCTTCGTGGGTTCGCGGTCTGGACATCAGCAAGCTTGAGCATCCTCTGCCTGAGCCGAGCTTTGTTATGGATGCCGGCGGACAGCCGGTTTCACAGCTTTCCTCTTCCCGGATCATACCTGTACCGCTTACCGATATCCCCGCGGATCTAAAGAACGCTGTGATCGCGGTGGAGGATCGCCGCTTCTATGAACACGCGGGATTCGACCTCTGGTCGATCGGAAGAGCACTGGTCCGCGATCTCCAATCGGGCTCCTTGAAGGAGGGCGGCAGCACCATAACACAGCAGCTGGCCAAAAATTTGTTCCTCGATTCAGATAAAACGCTCAGCCGCAAAGTGAAGGAATTGGGCTATGCCATTAGAATCAATTTTGCCTACAGTAAGGATGAAATACTGGAGCTGTATTTAAACAGTATTTATTACGGCGAAGGACGCTGGGGCGTGGAAGGAGCAGCACAGCAATATTTCGGCAAGCCGGTGAAAGAGCTGACTCTGGCGGAATCGGCCGTGCTCGCAGGACTGCCAAAGGCGCCGACCTTATACTCGCCTGTCAAAAATCCGGATAAAGCCTTGGAGCGCCGCAACCTTGTGCTGTCCCTGATGAAGGAGCAGGGGTTCATTACTGAATCGACTTACGCGAAGACGGTCGAGCAGCGGATTACTCTCAAGCCTAACAACGGCGAGTCGCTCAAGGGACAATATCCCTCCTTTGTCGACTATGTGATGGATGAGGCGGAGAGACTGTACGGTTTCACGGAGCAGCAAGTGCTGACGCTTGGCCTCCGCATTCATACAACGATGGATGTGAAGGTGCAGCAGGCGGCCGAGGAAGTATACCGCACTGATGCGCTGTTTCCCGCCGGTCCGGGGGATCGTCCCGTTCAAAGCGGGGTCGTCGTGCTCGACCACCGCACCGGAAGCATTCGGGCGATCGTCGGCGCACGAGGAGATCAAGTATACCGCGGCTTCAACCGCGCCACGAAGTTAAAGCGTCAGCCAGGCTCCTCGTTTAAGCCGCTCGCCGTCTTCGGTCCAGCACTAGAACGCGGATACAACTCCGATTCGTGGCTATACGACGGTGAACTCGACATCGGCGGTTACCGGCCCAAAAACTGGGATGGGCAAACGCGTGGGCAGGTCTCGCTGCGGGAAGCCGTTTTGCGTTCGTGGAACATCCCTCCCGTTTGGCTGCTGAACGAGATCGGCGTCGACGCGGGGATGGAATACGTGCGCCGGGCCGGCATCACCTTACCGGCGGCCGACCGTAACTTGGCCCTGGCGCTCGGCGGCCTGTCCGAGGGCGTCTCACCGCTGCAGATGGCGCAGGCATACGGCGGCATCGCCAATCAAGGGGTAATGCAGCGTGCCCACGCCATTACCCGGATCACGACCAAGGACGGGCAGCCTTTGATCGAAGCAAGCCAACAGCCGACAACGCTCACGGCACCGGTGCATGCTTACACCCTGACGCAACTGCTGCAGGAGGCCGTAGCTTTCGGAACCGGCAAAGCAGCCGCGCTAGACGGCCGCCCTACGGCAGGCAAGACGGGCACAACCCAGTTGCCGGCCACGCCTGAGTTTGCCAGCATAGCCGGCAACGGTGCGAAGGACGCTTGGTTCGTAGGATACACGCCGGAGCTGACCGCCGCCATCTGGCTCGGCTACGACAAGACCGACCGGAATCATTACCTTACTACCTCAGGAGGTGCCGTGCCGTCGCAGTTGTTCCGGGAGATCATGACCCGGGCGCTAGCCGGTGTGCCGGTCACCCCTTTCCCTGTACCGGAGGAGGTGCTGCTTGCGGCCCAGCAAGCGCACCAAGCGCGGCAAGCAGCGCGGCACAACGCGGGCCGTGATGACGGTAAAGACGATAAGCCTCAGCGCGAAGAAAAGAAGGATAGAGAAGAGAAGAAGGATAAAAAGAAAGACAAAAAGGAAGACGACGACGATTAA
- a CDS encoding DMT family transporter, whose translation MGYVLLMLATLSWSFVGILVKTTTGFVDSTTIAFARFVLGIVFLGGLLLLKDRAMKLKFNMKWIWIGAVGKCCNYLFENIALSIGYSYGNILIGPIQTVILLILSAFWFKEHVSGRGWIAAALCIAGVLLISWNGLSLSELFQGGMVTTLLYGLAALGTAFHVLSQKVLIKEMDAGNMNFSVFLVCTVLLMLPLPWTFSWSGEFSTYGVLALVLLGIITGLSFYWFSLALKLVSFPIAVIVSNSWVLFSILWSYLFYRDPITVYVIGGGALFVAGLVLLNLPLRLAVGRKEVGKTANEAEGVM comes from the coding sequence TTGGGGTACGTATTGCTGATGCTGGCGACGCTGTCATGGAGCTTCGTGGGGATTTTGGTCAAAACAACGACCGGTTTTGTGGATAGTACGACCATTGCCTTTGCCCGGTTTGTGCTGGGCATTGTGTTTTTGGGAGGACTGCTGCTCCTAAAGGATCGCGCCATGAAGCTGAAGTTTAACATGAAGTGGATTTGGATCGGGGCGGTGGGGAAATGCTGCAATTATTTGTTTGAAAATATAGCCTTGTCCATCGGTTATTCGTACGGTAACATTCTGATCGGACCGATCCAGACAGTCATTTTGTTGATTCTGTCGGCTTTTTGGTTTAAGGAGCACGTATCGGGCAGAGGCTGGATCGCAGCGGCACTTTGTATTGCAGGTGTCCTATTGATCAGCTGGAATGGCCTCTCGTTGTCTGAATTGTTCCAAGGCGGAATGGTGACTACGCTGCTTTATGGGCTCGCGGCGCTCGGTACGGCGTTTCATGTGCTGAGCCAGAAGGTGCTGATTAAGGAAATGGATGCTGGGAACATGAACTTCTCCGTCTTTTTGGTGTGTACGGTTCTGCTGATGCTTCCGCTGCCATGGACCTTCTCCTGGTCAGGAGAATTCAGCACTTATGGGGTGCTGGCCCTGGTACTGCTCGGGATCATTACAGGGCTGAGCTTTTACTGGTTCTCGCTTGCGCTCAAGCTGGTTTCTTTCCCCATAGCGGTCATCGTCAGCAACAGCTGGGTATTGTTTTCAATTTTGTGGTCGTATTTGTTTTACCGTGATCCGATTACGGTGTATGTGATCGGTGGCGGGGCGCTGTTTGTCGCCGGGCTGGTTCTGCTGAATTTACCGTTACGTTTGGCGGTGGGGCGTAAAGAGGTAGGGAAGACGGCGAATGAAGCAGAAGGGGTGATGTAG
- a CDS encoding DNA-deoxyinosine glycosylase, with protein MREDDHQLGPLLTGFLPIADEGCRILILGSMPGEASLEVRQYYGHPRNHFWRLLYALLDGGEPEPSYEARTRFALSRGVALWDVLRACVRKGSLDTAIRRPEANDFEHFYQRYPQIRFIFFNGSASEQLYRRHVKPLLRKDTGRLYTLLPSSSPARALSLSAKLEAWQPLRHTWLSDDGYG; from the coding sequence ATGAGGGAAGACGATCATCAACTGGGACCTCTGCTGACAGGATTCCTTCCGATAGCGGATGAAGGGTGCCGCATCCTCATTCTCGGCTCCATGCCGGGGGAGGCGTCACTTGAAGTCCGGCAGTACTACGGGCATCCGCGAAACCACTTTTGGCGGCTGCTCTATGCGCTGCTGGATGGTGGGGAGCCCGAGCCTTCTTATGAGGCGCGGACACGGTTTGCTTTATCCCGCGGAGTGGCGCTTTGGGATGTACTGAGGGCATGTGTGCGCAAAGGCAGTCTCGATACGGCGATCCGCCGGCCGGAAGCGAACGATTTTGAACATTTCTATCAGCGCTACCCGCAAATTCGTTTCATTTTCTTTAACGGCAGTGCTTCAGAGCAGCTGTATCGGCGTCATGTTAAGCCGCTGCTAAGGAAGGATACAGGTCGGCTCTATACACTGCTGCCGTCATCAAGCCCAGCCCGCGCACTGTCGCTCAGCGCCAAGCTGGAGGCGTGGCAGCCGCTTCGCCATACGTGGTTAAGCGACGACGGGTACGGATAG
- the rluF gene encoding 23S rRNA pseudouridine(2604) synthase RluF: MRINKFISETGFCSRREVDKMVDAKRVTINGKLAELGSQVGEGDEVRIDGKLVSTKKKHVYIVLHKPVGITSTTERHIRGNIVDFVGHRERIFPIGRLDKDSEGLILLTNDGDIVNKILRSENEHEKEYIVRVDKPITPMFVQGMSSGVRILGTMTKPCKVTLLDERSFRIILTQGLNRQIRRMCAAFGYEVRRLKRVRIMNIKLADLPSGQWRDLKPDEQEELFRLIGHEASL, translated from the coding sequence ATGCGAATTAACAAGTTTATCAGCGAGACGGGTTTTTGCTCGCGTCGTGAAGTGGATAAAATGGTCGATGCGAAGCGCGTGACTATTAACGGCAAGCTTGCGGAGCTGGGGAGTCAAGTGGGCGAGGGCGATGAGGTACGGATTGACGGTAAATTGGTGAGCACAAAAAAGAAGCATGTGTATATTGTTCTTCACAAGCCGGTGGGCATCACCAGTACGACAGAACGGCATATCCGAGGCAATATTGTCGACTTTGTGGGGCACCGGGAGCGGATTTTTCCGATCGGACGGCTCGACAAGGACTCCGAGGGGCTCATCCTGCTTACGAATGACGGGGATATCGTGAATAAAATATTGCGGTCAGAGAACGAGCACGAGAAAGAATACATTGTTAGGGTGGACAAGCCTATCACGCCAATGTTTGTACAAGGCATGTCCAGCGGTGTACGCATTCTCGGAACCATGACCAAGCCATGCAAGGTCACTCTTCTAGACGAACGCTCGTTCCGCATCATCTTGACGCAAGGACTCAACCGGCAAATCCGAAGGATGTGCGCGGCTTTCGGCTATGAGGTTCGAAGGCTGAAGCGGGTACGCATTATGAATATTAAGCTTGCCGATTTGCCGTCGGGACAGTGGCGGGATCTCAAGCCCGATGAGCAAGAAGAGTTGTTTCGTCTGATCGGGCATGAGGCTAGCCTTTGA
- a CDS encoding response regulator transcription factor produces the protein MSGEKILIVDDEAEIVELITLYLRKEGYEVLCSSSGAEALEMVDKYRPELVILDILLPEMDGIEVCRQLRKSYSTPILFLSCKSEDMDIILGFSIGGDDYITKPFSPGQLVARVKAHLRRSQLLEQHKEESQHLTFPGLEIDLLSRTVRVNGVLSPLSSKEFDLLLHLARSPGKVISLENLYKLTWGVDSNGDTRTLLVHISNLRKKIEANPTDPKYIHTVRGVGYKFST, from the coding sequence ATGTCCGGGGAAAAAATCTTAATTGTTGACGATGAAGCCGAAATTGTAGAATTAATTACATTGTACTTGCGTAAGGAAGGCTATGAGGTTCTGTGCTCAAGCAGTGGCGCCGAAGCGCTCGAGATGGTGGACAAGTATCGTCCTGAGCTGGTGATCTTGGATATATTACTGCCCGAAATGGACGGTATTGAAGTATGCCGCCAGCTCCGTAAATCGTACAGCACTCCGATCCTGTTTCTCAGCTGCAAAAGCGAGGATATGGATATTATACTTGGCTTCAGCATCGGTGGCGACGACTATATCACCAAGCCATTCAGCCCGGGGCAGCTGGTCGCGCGAGTCAAAGCTCACCTGCGCCGCAGCCAATTGCTGGAGCAGCACAAAGAGGAGTCCCAGCATCTTACGTTTCCGGGACTCGAAATCGATTTATTAAGCCGAACCGTACGGGTGAACGGCGTCTTGTCGCCGCTCTCCTCCAAAGAGTTCGATCTGCTTCTTCATTTAGCCAGGTCCCCGGGGAAGGTTATTTCTCTGGAAAATCTCTATAAATTGACATGGGGCGTCGACAGCAACGGAGATACACGCACCTTACTCGTTCACATCAGCAATCTTCGTAAAAAAATCGAAGCGAATCCGACTGATCCGAAATATATCCATACCGTTCGCGGGGTCGGTTACAAGTTCAGTACCTGA